The following nucleotide sequence is from Echeneis naucrates chromosome 5, fEcheNa1.1, whole genome shotgun sequence.
CAATTATAGGATGCAATTGCCAGAGTGTACATTGCAGTTTAGTCTACTTTGAAAATGATTGCTTGACTTGGATTTGATCCATACTTGCACCTGATTAGGTGTTAAAACGGATTCAAATATCAAATAGGCAACAGCCCAATTGTGCTAAGTAGTACTACAACATTCCCACCCCTTAGTTGTGAAGGAAAAGAAGCTCATCCAAGGTACCTTGAGAGCAGCTATCCATACAGTCCTGGCTCTTCTCTGGCTCAGAAGCTAGAGAGAGCTCAGGGCTCGCATTCTCCTCCATAGATGATGGAGTCAATCGCTACTTTCAAACTGAATGTCTACAGTTAAGAGAAGAGCACAAGAGACCAGCTATGAGTCACTCTTTTCacttaatgaaaatgtgaatattgtGACAAATACTAAAGGTCTGTCAGATTTGCATTCAGCAGCCAAGGCTACAACTGCTTCATGTGTTACAGAAATGGTAGATGTACTATTTTATGTTACATTCACAATCCAAATCTGAATTACAAATATAGCACTAAGTTTATTTCCACcacaaacaatcaaaaaaatctgtgctgAGAGTATTGGATTgtgacacaaacactgtatgtgtgtcaaGATCAAGACTATACTGAGCCTGAAGGTCCTGCTTTGATTCTTGTGCTAGTCTAACTTAACAGTGACGTCAAAGGGCAGTcttgttaaaatatttatctgtGTCTTAGTTCCTGACACCGCCTTCCTTTGCTTTAGCCTTCTGTTGTCTAAAACTTGGACCTGGAACCTATTTTCTGTGAATGCGAAAAATAGATTGCAAAAATTGTCGTAAAAATTATCGTTTTTAAAGCAGTGTTTGAAGGGCGGAAGCTTGATGGCTAATCACTGTGGTATGTTTATTACTGAGTGTTAATGACTATAGCCACTTCAGTGTATATCCACAGTATATGTATATCCCCGAGAATGATGCTGCAATTAAgagctattattattatgaaaaaatagatgaataactggtgaaaaaaaaaaagtgaaaaactagTGAAAATTGTGATCAATGTTTGGTGTTAAAAATCTACGTTTAATATTTACTAGTTGAAAACTTGGAATTTAAGCAATAATAGCATTGTTCATATTTATCCTATATCAGATACACAAGGCAATAACCAAATCTATTCTAGTATAACAATTGAAAAATTGTATTGCTAGAAATAATTAATGAGAATGTATTTTACTTGAGATTTCTTTCACTAAGGTCTGCTATTCTTCAACACCAAAAAGATTATAAAAATGGTGTGTACCTGCAGTTCAGGAGAGATGGGCGGTTGAGAGCTTCAAAACTAAAGATTGTGTAGTAATCATCAGTCTTGATAAAAGTTAAAGGATCTGCCATGgccagaaagaggaaaaacaagttAGGGTGGTCAAAGCACTCCACAATTACAGAAAGACTTCAGACAACAACTATATATTATAAGATTATAAACAGGAACAAATCTGGTTAattgagaaaatgtaaagatGCTTAATAACTGTGATATTTACAAATTAATAGTGCGTgcaatttataaaaacaaatataacactttcatttttattggctTAATTGAACGTGTCGCTGATGTCAATGATGACATCCTATTGTTGATCAGATTTGGTGTGAGTGAGCGGGACCTCTGCTTACTGTGTCAAACATAGCGAGGCAGCTTGAATTTTTAGACAGTTCAAGATAAGAAATCTCAATGCAAATTCATTCATTGCCTTCATCGTTGCGGGTTTACTGCTCTTCTATATTGATGATTGGATAGGCCCAGCACACTGCCCAGTCAACACTAGGGGGAAACCCAACCCGACAGTGGGGGTGATTAAACCGGATTGTTCAGATGGCGTCTGGTGGTCACGACACCACGCCACGTGAATCAGGCCAAACTGTTGCAAAGAAAGGTGGGAGGGGCTCAGGGCGCAAAGCAAATGTAGTACATattgacaaacacagaaaatccaAATTGGTGCATATTCGGGACATGTCCACAGTGATGCAGAGGGTCTATCGACGCGTCTCAGGAGCTTCAGGTCGCTGGTCGGCTCGGAACCACGGAAGCTGCACACGGACGGGATGCGCATGATTCCATTATCACAACCACAAGGCGAGCACACACAACTAGCCAAAAGTCGTTTGTACGTTTGCAAAGAACAAACCAGCCAGCATCGACGAAAcggaaaaaataaatctcacgAACTacgaaataaaaaaacaaaaacaaaaaacatcctgCACATCCAATACCGCCAATGATGGCCGCAAAggcctccctccccctcctctctcaccaACTGAACAACAACTAGCTTATTTACTCTTCGCCGCCCACCGTCATTCACACGTTCAGAATATGGGTTGAATTGCTGGCCGAGTTACATGGAGACTTGTATATAACACAAAGCCCGCCTTTTACCCTCTGCTGCTCGCTATCACCGTTCACCGTTTCCTTTCAGACCAAGGAGAGAGCGCTCCAAAACGTGCACTTGTAGCTAGCATGTCTGCCTCGCGCTGCTAGCCACCATGTTAACCACTCGACAAACCTGTAGCTCTTAGCCGAGGGATCGACCCGAGAGTAAACTGTGGTTAATTCGAATCGAATTAAAAGAGTCAAACGatctgctgaagaaaaaaaactttatctAACCACCCAGTGCGACTGACCGGAGACCGGAGGATAATCGTTGTTACGGTGCACACGGTAACGGTCAAGCTAACGTCAGGCGCATCTCGGCCAGCCTTCCGACGGAGACGTGGAGGACAAACCCAGCGGAGATTCCACACACCGAGACAAAAGATGAATTCAACAGCAGAAATACAGCGATGCTAAAAAATGCAGAATTATTGCATTCCACCCACCTACACGACAGAAATACCGACGATTTGCCCTCGCTCTTTTCTTCGGTCAGTCCTCCATTTTCCATTCCCGTTGGAGCTAACTGACTGCGGCAGATGGCTGACGGGGTTACAGAACGCGCTCTGCGGCCACAGCGCCCCCATCGGCCGGGAGGGGAACCGGGCCAGCACAGGCCACAATAATGGGTCTGTTCGACTTacgcccccccacacacacagcactaatATTAAAAAGTGCTACAATTGAAATTACTCCCATCGTCAAAAGGACTAACTCCAACACATGTTCGTGTGGGTTAATACGGCCTGATCCGCCACCAACCATCTTTCAAAACCATAGTAGCTATGCTATTTGATTGCAAACCGATTAGACCAGATCCATAGAaaacagctcatttaaaatgtttgtatttgttatgTTCTTTGAGTTATACAGCAGGCAACATTagaataacaaataaattaacataGAATACAAAATAAGTCATTTACAGACATTTCTGTCAACAGTCCTCTAATCTAAAACTGAGGTGGTCCATTAACATGGTTTACATTTTTGCAGTTTGAAACTGTTATACTGTTGTCCTTTACActatgtgtatgttttgtgaCAGTCAAGCATGCTCTTAAGCTCTTCATACTGACAGCTCTCTATAGACCGCAACAAAGTGCACAATATGCagtacacattttttttaaactacccCCTCTAATGGTAACTAACTATCTGCTGCCAGGCTTGTTTGGACATTTATAATGCCCGTAAGACCACAGTGCACTGGGGGCAGTATGTCAGccatgaaagacaaacaaaaatataaaaataaaaataattttgattgcTCCCTTAACAACCGTTTGAACAGAACCATTTACATGCACATATCCTTGTAGTGTAAAATCAATctatacatttacattttcaagtaCGTTGAGCTGAGTTATGACAACGTGACAGCGACACTGTCAGCACTCTTCTCCACGTCACAGTCTTTGTCTGTTGGTGCAGAGACTGGCGTGTCTCTGAGAGTGTTTGGGCCACTGCTAGTCTGCCCTAACCCTTTGTTTGGGAGGTCTGCTGTCGACTCAGCCTCAGGTTCTTGCTGTGGGGCTGTAGCTACAAATAGACAAAAGTATGAAAGATGCATTATATCTATGAAAATGTCAGTATTATTGTCAGCAATGTGGTTGGTGATTATGCAGGTCAGCAAAGGGAAGACAAACAAAGTTAAGAACTGtcccaagtaaaaaaaacagcagtccctgtttgtgtgaatgtcaCAAACAGCATGTTGAGGCTAGCACTTGATTTACCTGACTGAGTGCAGGACTTCATGTGTTCTGGCCAGTGAGCTTGTTGACAGGGGTAATCACAGTAGCTAGTGTTCCagcagcagtagaagatggCCTCTTTCCTGCAGTTAGCACACCActgcttcttctttgtttcatcTACTGCTTGTTgcttctccatctccatctgtTTCTTCACCTCAGTCACcaacctctccctctcctgttcTAGACTTTGCCTCATCTCTGCCATTGTCAGCTCTAAattgaaatacacaaacacgATCAAGCACAAGTAGAACTCATTACACTGTTTTGGGAAGAGgttaacacaaaatatttttcataagtCTCACCAAGATTGTGCTTCATTTCTGACAACTCCTGCTGATGCAGCCATTgtaatttttctatttcaattcTCAGTCGTCTTATCTGTAGGAAACACACATGAGCATGCTGGTTTCAGTAAAGGATTATCTGAGAATGTAAATTTTACTGTGTATTGCTTTTCATACAAACTGTCACACATCCAGCAAACTGGCCCATGGCCCTCCCTTTTACACAGATTCTGATCCATCTCTGTGATTACCTCCGCCGGTATAAGGGTGGAACaacagtcccccccccccccaaccactAAACAGGCATAATTGAGGCAATATTTATGCCTTTACTGAGCAACTCTTACCTCAGCTATTGTGTTCCCTGAAGTACTCTTAGAAAGATCATTGTAGATTTCAGTCATTGTACCTTTGATTGCATCCATTATCTGAAAAAGAGACCATATTATAAGttaataaaaaagttaatatttgAGCAAATTTTTTTGCTGGTGTCTATTTTTACTCATATTCCTAAAACTcatatgtaaaatatttgaatGCCACAAAGAATAacggcggtgtagtggttagcaccgTCACCCCACAATTAGAAGGttttgggtttggttcctggcctttggcctttctgtgtgtcgTTTGCATGCCCCCAtgcctgcttgggtttcctctgggtactccagcttcctcccaccgtccaaagacatgcatgtctaggttaactggtgactctaaattgtccgtaggtgtgagtggttgttcgtctctgtctctgtgtgtcggctctgtctccagggtgtaccctgcccttacCTAATGTGAGCggggatcggctccagcacaACCCGCACAatagaaaagtggtagaagatggatggatattttaCACAGCACAAAGTGTTTCAGTGAATTTCTGAAGTTATAAGACACTCAAAATGATCCATAGAGCCCAGCGTTTAAACAATAGGCAATACAATATAAGCAACCAATGGAAATAGCACCTTATAATGCATAAACTCATACTaactttatttgtgtatttggcGATGTCTGCAGCCACATCTGCAGAAGCAGTGGGGATATACTGGTCTGTTGCCACTGGTGAAGATGAGGTAGCTGCGCCAAGACTTGATGCTGCCATCATGGCAACAGAAGCTGGACTACCAGATACCAGGGTGACAGCGGATGTAGATGTGCTGAGTGGAGCGTCTTTTTGTTGAACAGCTtcaattaccaaaaaaaaaaaaaacccaaaaaaccaaacattaatcaacaacatcaacattaaTCAACATTCACTATGGTTGCTGTAGAATACACACTGATAATATACAAACAAATTATTTAGATACTATAATTACACTCGTATATGAATTCTGGCAAGCTTTTATCAAAAAAACCAGGTAATCTACCTTTGACAGCCTGCCTGGTCTGATAACGAGTGCTCTGTGAAGACTGCTGTGCTGAGGATGATGATACTGCTGTTGAGACATTCCCAGTCTGTGCCTGGGTCACTACCTGGGATTGGCCTTGCCTGGGTGATGATGCCTGAATTTGAGTGGTTGCCACAGGTTGCTGGTTCTGTTGCTGACGCTGCACCTTCTGCATGTGCCATTTCTGTGAGGAAGTCTGAAACTTGGCAGTAGGATTCCACACTACAGCTCTTTGCACCACTGGCACAGTCTCTCTAGGCAGCAGGGGGCGCTGCTTCTTCAATGCTGGAGTTGTTGAggccaaagaggaggaggaggaagacgggGGTGTTGCTGTAGCACTGGACACAGTTGTAAGGCTTATGGTTGCGGGAGAGGGAGTTGTGAAGGAGACCATGTTGACAGGAATGGCCAATGAGGACTGTGTGGAAACGCTGGAGGGTGTGGAAAGTGCTGCACTGTTTTCAGATGGTACCGTGGACGGGGTCAGGGCTTTACCtaagagaaaaaatataaagtatataaagtataaaatataacGGAAACTAACACAACCTTCAGTGTTTGCTTATACCTAATGGGATCAACAGAAAACCTGCTCAAGTCTCACCTTCAGATTTACCAGAGGGCATGTCTTTGACAGTGGCAgtttctttcctgctcctctttctgtctttgcctcCCTGATCTTCTCCAAGGTCAATAACTAGCTCCCTTTCAGAGTCAGAGTCTTCTACTGGCACAGGCTGCTTTGCTTCTTCTTTCACATGAGCCTTGTCTCTGGGAGCAGGTGATGCTGGAGATGCTTTGGTCTTCTCTGGGCTCTCTTTTTCTGAATCAgagtttattttctcattagaTGGGGTGTCTAATGCTGTTGAAGTGGCATCGGCTGTTGCAGACTCAGATGGGACAAGTGTATCGTCTTTGCCCTCCTTATCTTGCCTTGGGGAAGATTGGTCTTTAACCTTAGTTTTAGTAGGGTCTTTCGGAGCTTCATCATTTGGTGCTGCATCCTGGCCATCCTTGGTCTTTTGCTCATCATCACTGGCATACTCACTGTCACTCGTCTCAGATTTATCAGAGTCTTCTGAGTCACTGTGTTCAACACCTTTATATACGTCAACAGAGATTTCATCAATAcctgcagagcagagaagagcTATTCACCATGAACTAGAATTGGAGGTAGACTCTAAATGATAAGATAGAAAAACATACAGTATCGACATAGATATGTACATTACAGTCAggtccaaaatgtgttttgagaaCAGAGAAATAtatcttctgtttcttctgtacTGACCCAACTGTGCTTTGCAACTCTCAATGGTTTTGTCCAGGTTCAGCTGGAAACGACTCTTAATCTGTCTTTTCGGGGACGTGAGGACTGGTGTCGTTCCTTGCTTCTGCTGAACTGTTTCACTCAGCTCCTTCAGGTCCATTTCTGCTTTGCTTCGATCTGGAAGAGTACAACATACAATAGTCAAAAAGAAGTGGAGTTAGCATCCACATTCCtgtgcgtgggtttcctccaggtactccagttttctcccacagtccaaagacatgcatgtctaggttaattggtgactctaaattggcctTGGGCATGAAGTGAGTGCAAGTGGTTGTTGATGTCTTGGCTTgcaatagactggtgacctttccagggtgtaccccacccccacccagaAGTtggttgggattggctccagcactccccacaacccagaaacaggtaagtggcagaagatgaatgaatgaatgtaacaAACCAGGAAGGACTCTAGGTGCTGAGACAATCCATCACACAAAAGTAGGCTGAAAGATCAGAATAGTGGGTGTACATGGAACACCAAAACCAAAAGGTATATTGGATAAAGGCATCTGTGTTGAGTGTGGAAGTCTAGGCCAAAAAAGGAGATGCACCTCTGAAGATGTTTGGGAATGACCACGCTAAGGTTCTGTGGACTTTCACATACAGGCTAAAAAACTGGGGTGACTGTCCATCAGGACGTAGCGGAGGACAAACAGCAAAAGAAGGTAGCAATCATAGATGGAACAACATCCCTGctacccggaaacagataagcagtagaagatgaatgagagtGAGCATTATAGTCTTACCTAGATTTAGGTTCAGAATGCTTCCTGTTTGTGGTGCCTTCTCCTGCTTAGAAAGACCAGAAGCTTGAGAGTGGAATGGTTTAGGGCTGTCCAATGAACTGCCTGCAGGACCAGGTCGTGGAGGAGCAGGTGATACTATTTAGAAATATTTGCTTTTAAGTAAAGTCCTCTCCCATTAGACACAACATACTTCTTTCTATATTAAAGTGTGTCTTGTGGAATACCTGTACAGTCCATGGAGTCTTCTCCTGCACTGTATTGGCTGATTGTGGCTTTAACTTGTGACTTGTCTGCTGTCTCCTGTTCCCCATCTGAACCAGTATGAGCAGAGGAGTTGGTGCTCATGGGGGAGCGAGGCATGTCACTGAGTGGGAAGCGCCGGCCAACACTGCCCCCTCCCACCCCAGGCCCAGACAACATGGTCCTCGCCAAAGGAATCTTGGGTGATGCTGTCATGTCAAAGCTTAGCTTGattttctcctgtttgtcaGATTTGACTGGAGTGGACGAGGGGTTGGAGGGATCAAGCAGCATCTGAAAATTATTGTCAGGAGTGTAGGGTGTCCTAAAAGGGGCATAGTTGAAAACTCCAAACTTCTTCTTCATGTTCTCCACATAAACCTCCATCTCTTGCATGGCACTGTTGAAGATGCTTTTGGTCTTCTTCACAGAAAATGGAATCTCTTTGGACATGAGGTAGCAGTTGTTTAAAGGAACCCATGCCCTGAAGGACAAGAATTCACATCATAAattttgaatgtgtgtctgaGCCGAAGCACCTAAAGCACATAGGACTGTTACCTGTCATGTTGACCAAAGAAGCGAGCGTCCACTTGTCCGTCTTTGTCCCGCAGAGCTTTTGCTGGCCAAAATGGAAATCCTTTCAGCTTGGCCCACACTAGAGGGTGTGGGTTACTCTGCAGACACAGTAAAACACTGGAACTAAGTGGATTTATTCAAGTGATTTATGTTTGAATATATTAACTATCTGGTACAATCATCAACAGAACCATCAAGTTATTCTGCTTGCTTACACAAGGCTCACAAAACCAGTTGTCTCTCTTTTGGCAAGCAGACAGATAACACTCAGGACAAACTTCAATTTCATTCATCTGTAAAAGAAAGATTCAAAATGTGTGAGACTTTCAAATGCctaaattaataaaagataaaaatttgGCTCGGACCTAAATTTCTTTTCTGACGACTCACCTCATGTTCACAAATTTTTACAATCACTTTAGCTGTAGCTGTCAGTTTGTGATTGCCTATCAAAAGGATATAAATTgtattaaacatttcaaatacaaacaacacaGTCTGATGATTCAGTATGATGATGCAGGGGGCGTTATTCAGAAACCCATTTATGTGATAAGTGCAAACCATGGGCTGAAGCGAGCTAAACAAACTAggaaacagttttatttcattagtgtggttttttttttccccatttatcAACCTGCTCTTTGGTTAGCTCTGCAACACCTTTCCACTATGTCTTATTTAATGTAGCTTTTCAAAGTTGTTAAATTACTATGAGGTAGCCTGTTTGTACTTCTTTCTATGTTAGTATGCTGCTTGTTGCAGAGTGATACAGGTCTGTGGAAGCATGCATTCTTTAGACAACGCTgatgaaccaatcagatcacttgatttgatttgacttaatTGACCCTTTtttataaatctgatttcatcaTTCACTGGAATCCTATTGTGATGATCATGTTATTTATTCCAAACTAGTGAATATGAGaaatttacaatttaaaagTAACTAAATAAATTGTTGACATCGATGCACAGTAGTAAACTTCAAGTAAACTTGAACATTAGCAATTCGAATCATCTTGAACATTAACAAAATACATTTGGCATGTCATCATACATATGATTCGTGGACACATGTTCTTAATACTACCCTAATAGTCATGTACAGACTATATCAATTATCACCAAAGAATATGCCACATACCTCCATTGTATATAATACAGTTGTGCAAAATCCATTTAGCATCTGCCAAGAAGGCCTCTGTGCAGCCATACATCTTCTTTTTAATATTCTACAATGCAAAAAGAGAAGATGACGTCATATTGTTAaactctgtatttatttatttatttatttaatagatATGGCAGCCTTTTGTGTACCTTCTCAAGTGTGCAAAGATCCATtggatgaaaaatgtattcCGCATAATCTGGATGCTGTTCAAGAGAGACAGGTTTCTGGAAAGGTTCAGTCTATAAAAAtgaatagaggaaaaaaaaaaaagtgaaggtaAACAAAATCTCCCCAGCGAATTAACTACACAACCTTCTCATCTACCACACATCAACATTCTACCACTAAACTTCTACTTAAAACTCTAAAAGCCGCTTCAAACTAAAGGAGGAAAACCAGTGGAGGAGAAAATCATGACGGGGTCTTGTTAGTGGTGTAATTGATTACCCAATTAAAAGTCTTTCTCTGCGTGGAAGCTGCATGGGGGGAGCGAGATGACAAGCGGGGATGATCctgaaagagagtgagaggggcAGCTGTATCCTCACTAGCAGCTAGCATGTTTACCTTCATGGTTTCCAGCCATGACAGGCCCATTATAGCACAATGACTGCGACTGTTAGTTCTGTTGTTAGACATCATTGGCACATGCAAATCCATAAAATATCATGCTGGAAACATACTGTATGTGGACCGGTTATACTTCAGGGTGAAGATATTATCTAACAAAACTGATGAGAATTTGGTGATCAGAAAAAGGAGTGTATTTGGTTGCATAAGCGATCTACAAGTCAAAGCTGGCCAGAAAAGATCACATGCCAATATTCAAGTGCAAAAACTGGTGCACTGTTCAGTTATAAAaggcagaaattaaaatgaaaataagcagAGTAACCCATCTTGGATAAAGCTAATAAAGCTATATGGTCTTATACAATATAATCAGTTGAGTACCATGTACTTCCTAGTAAGACATAGGGGCCAGAATACTTACACCTGGTTGTTTCATCTTCTGAAGGGCAAATTTTAGGAGGTAAGACAGCTGGTCTATAGTTAGCATCATCATGGCTTTGCTCTGAGTCTCTATGCACTCGGCAACTGTTATTTTCTAGAAGACAGCGAGAGGAGAAGGGTAAATGACTCTGTTTATATCCCATCATAGcccataattaaaaaaaaatactagtATAGATTTTGAATACAGGGTTTGGAACCGTTTTCCAACACCCATAAACTATTCACATTCCTGGGCGAGTACCTCACACTCCGGACAGAACCAGTCGCCCTCAGGCTCGGCTGGTAGTTTGAGGCACTTGGCGTGGTACACCCTGGGGCAGAGCTCACAGCAGAGCACCTGACCCTCGCGGTGGCACAGCCAGCAGTAGAAGTCATTCCTGCCGTCCTGCGGTACAACATCAACAGGGTCTGTGGTGAGTGCTGGCTGCTTCACATAGTAAAAGGGACCATGTCTTAGTTCTGACTGGAATGCaggcaaaagaaagacaaagttgGGGAACGTCAAAATCAGGCCAGAGACTAGAGGTTTAAAGCAAACATGCACATCATCAGCAAAAGGTACATGAGAGTCAACAAGTCCACAACACAGACTGCTAAGACATTATAGCCATTGAGATTTAAGAGTCCacttgagtcttttttttttttcctttttttgtaaactgtgatgaaagtgacattaaaatgcaaaagatTGGTGTGGACAGTTTTGATTAAAGTGGTAATAATTTAGATAGGTACAGTGGCAAATCTTTTACAAGAAAAAGCTGA
It contains:
- the zmynd8 gene encoding protein kinase C-binding protein 1 isoform X10 yields the protein MHPQSVPEEEEKEIGEEMEISTRSKDTASTERVAQKRKMPSPSHSSNGHSSAETSPCPVKKKKKPGAVSSSKDQDGRNDFYCWLCHREGQVLCCELCPRVYHAKCLKLPAEPEGDWFCPECEKITVAECIETQSKAMMMLTIDQLSYLLKFALQKMKQPGTEPFQKPVSLEQHPDYAEYIFHPMDLCTLEKNIKKKMYGCTEAFLADAKWILHNCIIYNGGNHKLTATAKVIVKICEHEMNEIEVCPECYLSACQKRDNWFCEPCSNPHPLVWAKLKGFPFWPAKALRDKDGQVDARFFGQHDRAWVPLNNCYLMSKEIPFSVKKTKSIFNSAMQEMEVYVENMKKKFGVFNYAPFRTPYTPDNNFQMLLDPSNPSSTPVKSDKQEKIKLSFDMTASPKIPLARTMLSGPGVGGGSVGRRFPLSDMPRSPMSTNSSAHTGSDGEQETADKSQVKATISQYSAGEDSMDCTVSPAPPRPGPAGSSLDSPKPFHSQASGLSKQEKAPQTGSILNLNLDRSKAEMDLKELSETVQQKQGTTPVLTSPKRQIKSRFQLNLDKTIESCKAQLGIDEISVDVYKGVEHSDSEDSDKSETSDSEYASDDEQKTKDGQDAAPNDEAPKDPTKTKVKDQSSPRQDKEGKDDTLVPSESATADATSTALDTPSNEKINSDSEKESPEKTKASPASPAPRDKAHVKEEAKQPVPVEDSDSERELVIDLGEDQGGKDRKRSRKETATVKDMPSGKSEAVQQKDAPLSTSTSAVTLVSGSPASVAMMAASSLGAATSSSPVATDQYIPTASADVAADIAKYTNKIMDAIKGTMTEIYNDLSKSTSGNTIAEIRRLRIEIEKLQWLHQQELSEMKHNLELTMAEMRQSLEQERERLVTEVKKQMEMEKQQAVDETKKKQWCANCRKEAIFYCCWNTSYCDYPCQQAHWPEHMKSCTQSATAPQQEPEAESTADLPNKGLGQTSSGPNTLRDTPVSAPTDKDCDVEKSADSVAVTLS
- the zmynd8 gene encoding protein kinase C-binding protein 1 isoform X9, encoding MHPQSVPEEEEKEIGEEMEISTRSKDTASTERVAQKRKMPSPSHSSNGHSSAETSPCPVKKKKKPGAVSSSKDQSELRHGPFYYVKQPALTTDPVDVVPQDGRNDFYCWLCHREGQVLCCELCPRVYHAKCLKLPAEPEGDWFCPECEKITVAECIETQSKAMMMLTIDQLSYLLKFALQKMKQPGTEPFQKPVSLEQHPDYAEYIFHPMDLCTLEKNIKKKMYGCTEAFLADAKWILHNCIIYNGGNHKLTATAKVIVKICEHEMNEIEVCPECYLSACQKRDNWFCEPCSNPHPLVWAKLKGFPFWPAKALRDKDGQVDARFFGQHDRAWVPLNNCYLMSKEIPFSVKKTKSIFNSAMQEMEVYVENMKKKFGVFNYAPFRTPYTPDNNFQMLLDPSNPSSTPVKSDKQEKIKLSFDMTASPKIPLARTMLSGPGVGGGSVGRRFPLSDMPRSPMSTNSSAHTGSDGEQETADKSQVKATISQYSAGEDSMDCTVSPAPPRPGPAGSSLDSPKPFHSQASGLSKQEKAPQTGSILNLNLDRSKAEMDLKELSETVQQKQGTTPVLTSPKRQIKSRFQLNLDKTIESCKAQLGIDEISVDVYKGVEHSDSEDSDKSETSDSEYASDDEQKTKDGQDAAPNDEAPKDPTKTKVKDQSSPRQDKEGKDDTLVPSESATADATSTALDTPSNEKINSDSEKESPEKTKASPASPAPRDKAHVKEEAKQPVPVEDSDSERELVIDLGEDQGGKDRKRSRKETATVKDMPSGKSEAVQQKDAPLSTSTSAVTLVSGSPASVAMMAASSLGAATSSSPVATDQYIPTASADVAADIAKYTNKIMDAIKGTMTEIYNDLSKSTSGNTIAEIRRLRIEIEKLQWLHQQELSEMKHNLELTMAEMRQSLEQERERLVTEVKKQMEMEKQQAVDETKKKQWCANCRKEAIFYCCWNTSYCDYPCQQAHWPEHMKSCTQSATAPQQEPEAESTADLPNKGLGQTSSGPNTLRDTPVSAPTDKDCDVEKSADSVAVTLS
- the zmynd8 gene encoding protein kinase C-binding protein 1 isoform X7, encoding MHPQSVPEEEEKEIGEEMEISTRSKDTASTERVAQKRKMPSPSHSSNGHSSAETSPCPVKKKKKPGAVSSSKDQDGRNDFYCWLCHREGQVLCCELCPRVYHAKCLKLPAEPEGDWFCPECEKITVAECIETQSKAMMMLTIDQLSYLLKFALQKMKQPGTEPFQKPVSLEQHPDYAEYIFHPMDLCTLEKNIKKKMYGCTEAFLADAKWILHNCIIYNGGNHKLTATAKVIVKICEHEMNEIEVCPECYLSACQKRDNWFCEPCSNPHPLVWAKLKGFPFWPAKALRDKDGQVDARFFGQHDRAWVPLNNCYLMSKEIPFSVKKTKSIFNSAMQEMEVYVENMKKKFGVFNYAPFRTPYTPDNNFQMLLDPSNPSSTPVKSDKQEKIKLSFDMTASPKIPLARTMLSGPGVGGGSVGRRFPLSDMPRSPMSTNSSAHTGSDGEQETADKSQVKATISQYSAGEDSMDCTVSPAPPRPGPAGSSLDSPKPFHSQASGLSKQEKAPQTGSILNLNLDRSKAEMDLKELSETVQQKQGTTPVLTSPKRQIKSRFQLNLDKTIESCKAQLGIDEISVDVYKGVEHSDSEDSDKSETSDSEYASDDEQKTKDGQDAAPNDEAPKDPTKTKVKDQSSPRQDKEGKDDTLVPSESATADATSTALDTPSNEKINSDSEKESPEKTKASPASPAPRDKAHVKEEAKQPVPVEDSDSERELVIDLGEDQGGKDRKRSRKETATVKDMPSGKSEGKALTPSTVPSENSAALSTPSSVSTQSSLAIPVNMVSFTTPSPATISLTTVSSATATPPSSSSSSLASTTPALKKQRPLLPRETVPVVQRAVVWNPTAKFQTSSQKWHMQKVQRQQQNQQPQSSQSTRYQTRQAVKAVQQKDAPLSTSTSAVTLVSGSPASVAMMAASSLGAATSSSPVATDQYIPTASADVAADIAKYTNKIMDAIKGTMTEIYNDLSKSTSGNTIAEIRRLRIEIEKLQWLHQQELSEMKHNLELTMAEMRQSLEQERERLVTEVKKQMEMEKQQAVDETKKKQWCANCRKEAIFYCCWNTSYCDYPCQQAHWPEHMKSCTQSATAPQQEPEAESTADLPNKGLGQTSSGPNTLRDTPVSAPTDKDCDVEKSADSVAVTLS